A region of the Oceanihabitans sp. IOP_32 genome:
GAAAAACGATGGAGTTCAAACTAAGTCGGCTGTAAAAAGAAACGACATGCGTAAAGCACCAAAAAACAAAGTAAATAACCCTAGAGAAAACACAAGAACAACATAGGTTTAAATTTAGATTTTTAGTTGAACAACTGTTAGGGTTTTATCGCCTTAGCATTTGTTTTTTTATGAAAATTCTTTCGTTTACAAAACTGTAATTTGAATAAAATTACGTATTTTGTGACAAGCATAAATCACTTATTAACCCTTAAAATTTAAAACAACATGGGCATATTTTCATTTATTAAAAACGCTGGAGCTAAGGTCTTCGGAATAGGAAAAACAGAGGCCGAAGAAGCTGCTGAAAGCGCGGCTGCCAAACTTAAACTTGAAGAGGCTGCAGCAAAAAAACTAGAAGAAACGATTAACGACTTACAATTAAAAGTTGAAGGTTTAGAGGTTCACATTAACGATGATGCTGCTACCATTAAAGGCTTAGCTCACGATCAAGCCACCAAAGAAAAGGTGGTGTTAGTGGTAGGAAACTCTAGTGGTATTGCTACTGTAAACGACCAAATGACTGTAGAACATGTAGAACCCGAAGCACAGTTCCATACCGTTGTAAGCGGAGATACTTTAGGTAAAATAGCTAAAAACTACTACGGTAACGCTATGAAATACCCTGTAATTTTTGAAGCTAACAAACCCATGCTTAAAGATCCAGACAAAATTTACCCCGGACAAGTATTACGTATTCCAGCTTTAGATTAAAATCCCAAAACTTATACACTAAAAAACCAGCAATATTAATGTTGGTTTTTTTAGTTTAGTGCAGTTTTTAAACCTAATTTTTATGGTGCTTATTTTAATTAAATTCGGACTGTATTACCAAGCCAATCGATAACACCCGTACTTATTTGATTGCTGTTATTTTATTTAGAATCGATGATGTCCGATAAAATATTGTACAATACTATTAAAACAAAGAACTTTACACATCATTTTTTAATGTCAACTTGCCTATTTTGAAAACATTATTAATATTTAAAGGAGCTATTTTTCTAATTAAAGCACTGCTGTTTATCGGTTAGTTAGACTCAAGTCTTTGTTCTTAATTCTAAAAGCGAAGCGGTCTTATGTCTTTTATCTAGGCATTGATGATTTTACACATCATTTTTTAATGTCAACTTGCCTATTTTCAAACCATTATTAATATTTAAAGGAGCTATTTCTTTAATTAAAGCACTACTGTTTATAAGCTAGTTAGAATCAAGTCTTTGTTCTTAATTCTAAAAGCGAAGCGGTCTTATGTCTTTTATCGGGCATTGATGATTTTGCACATCATTTTTGAATGTCAACTTGCCTATTTTCAAACCATTATTAAGATTTAATGGAGCTATTTTTCT
Encoded here:
- the lysM gene encoding peptidoglycan-binding protein LysM, yielding MGIFSFIKNAGAKVFGIGKTEAEEAAESAAAKLKLEEAAAKKLEETINDLQLKVEGLEVHINDDAATIKGLAHDQATKEKVVLVVGNSSGIATVNDQMTVEHVEPEAQFHTVVSGDTLGKIAKNYYGNAMKYPVIFEANKPMLKDPDKIYPGQVLRIPALD